The Oscillatoria salina IIICB1 genome contains a region encoding:
- a CDS encoding cupredoxin domain-containing protein: MTQKIFNSFAILSFFLALNSGMVSLAQNSLNHQVEELAQMDMEIPASETKVSEQFRPIEQPLELKIAVTLGGIGLIGLELWWFLFGKTKAAQAETKSDIQELTINVDGGYEPNRVIVKAGTPVRLQFFRRDASSCLEKVLLPDFHIAKDLELNHTTSVEFTPEQPGEYQFTCGMNMYRGVVVVKP; encoded by the coding sequence ATGACACAAAAAATATTTAATAGTTTCGCAATTTTGAGCTTTTTCCTAGCACTTAATTCTGGCATGGTTTCCCTAGCTCAAAATTCTTTAAATCATCAGGTAGAAGAGCTGGCTCAGATGGACATGGAAATTCCAGCTTCCGAAACCAAAGTAAGCGAACAATTTCGTCCCATCGAACAACCTTTAGAGTTAAAAATTGCGGTAACTTTAGGCGGTATCGGTTTAATTGGGCTAGAATTATGGTGGTTTTTGTTTGGGAAAACGAAAGCAGCTCAAGCGGAAACCAAATCAGACATTCAAGAATTAACTATTAACGTAGATGGCGGTTACGAACCAAATCGAGTTATTGTCAAAGCAGGTACACCAGTACGGCTACAATTTTTCCGTCGTGATGCGAGTAGTTGTCTAGAAAAAGTCTTGTTACCAGATTTTCATATTGCTAAAGATTTAGAATTAAATCATACCACCTCAGTTGAATTTACACCCGAACAACCAGGAGAATATCAATTTACCTGTGGAATGAATATGTATCGCGGCGTTGTTGTCGTAAAACCCTAA